A single Saccharolobus shibatae B12 DNA region contains:
- a CDS encoding metallophosphoesterase, giving the protein MLELTKGILIAEDLPALYVKHANSVVMSDVHIGYEEEMSRKGIYIPRIQKKRFLSITNRVFSVFNTKKLIVNGDFKHTFEKLTRQEKEELNEILKYLKDNGVEVIIVRGNHDNYISLVTEKFDNVRLVDELDLGEILITHGHKVIEPRNNTTYIIGHEHPRLSIRDKLGFSRKLQCFLSIPIKERENSQIIVLPAIGIYQAGNDISLIHSNYMSNLIKEHAILEKAKPYVIIEGEGIMEFPELGLIKNILI; this is encoded by the coding sequence ATGCTAGAGCTCACTAAAGGTATCTTAATTGCTGAGGATCTACCAGCACTTTACGTAAAACATGCTAATAGTGTAGTGATGTCCGACGTACACATAGGCTATGAAGAGGAGATGTCTAGAAAAGGTATATATATTCCTAGAATACAGAAAAAAAGATTTCTTAGTATAACGAATAGAGTATTCTCAGTTTTTAATACTAAGAAGTTAATAGTAAACGGAGATTTCAAGCACACTTTTGAAAAACTTACTAGACAAGAAAAAGAGGAATTAAATGAAATTTTGAAATATTTAAAGGATAACGGAGTAGAAGTTATAATAGTTAGAGGAAATCATGATAACTATATTTCTTTAGTTACGGAAAAATTTGATAATGTAAGATTAGTTGATGAGTTAGACCTTGGAGAAATACTAATAACTCATGGACATAAAGTAATAGAGCCGAGAAACAATACAACATACATCATAGGTCATGAGCATCCAAGATTGTCAATAAGAGATAAGTTAGGTTTCTCTAGGAAACTGCAATGTTTCTTGTCAATACCCATAAAGGAAAGGGAAAACTCCCAGATTATAGTATTGCCTGCAATTGGAATATATCAAGCGGGCAATGATATATCATTAATACATTCAAACTATATGAGTAATTTGATAAAAGAGCATGCAATATTAGAAAAAGCGAAACCCTATGTTATTATTGAGGGAGAAGGTATAATGGAGTTCCCAGAATTAGGCTTAATTAAGAACATACTTATTTAA
- a CDS encoding TATA-box-binding protein translates to MENIVATVTLEQSLDLYAMERSIPNIEYDPDQFPGLIFRLEQPKVTALIFKSGKMVVTGAKSTEELIKAVKRIIKTLKKYGIKIMGKPKIQIQNIVASANLHVNVNLDKAAFLLENNMYEPEQFPGLIFRMDDPRVVLLIFSSGKMVITGAKREDEVSKAVKRIFDKLAELDCVKPIEEEEELEL, encoded by the coding sequence ATAGAAAATATCGTGGCAACAGTTACGTTAGAGCAAAGTTTGGATTTATACGCTATGGAAAGAAGTATCCCCAACATAGAATATGATCCAGATCAATTTCCAGGATTAATTTTCAGATTAGAACAGCCCAAGGTTACTGCTTTAATATTTAAATCTGGAAAGATGGTAGTAACTGGGGCGAAAAGTACAGAAGAACTAATAAAGGCCGTAAAGAGAATAATCAAGACACTTAAAAAATATGGTATAAAAATAATGGGCAAACCTAAAATCCAAATCCAAAATATAGTTGCATCCGCTAACTTACATGTAAACGTTAACTTAGATAAAGCTGCATTCTTACTGGAAAATAACATGTACGAACCAGAACAATTCCCGGGATTAATTTTTAGAATGGATGATCCTAGAGTTGTACTCCTAATTTTCAGTAGTGGTAAAATGGTAATAACTGGGGCAAAGAGAGAAGATGAAGTGTCTAAAGCAGTAAAGAGAATATTTGATAAGCTAGCGGAGCTGGATTGTGTCAAACCCATAGAGGAAGAAGAAGAATTAGAGCTCTAG
- a CDS encoding N-acetylglucosamine kinase, protein MEYLLIDAGGTSTKVFVYDGEKLVRQYKYEPASVDKVGPYKSVLRLSSIISSFNKKFNGIAISLAGIDSEVMAKEVKSQLYPLLSKYADKVIIEHDAHVVLMSNADKGCITIAGTGSIVYGFDGSKRVIKGDRGWLVGDICSGFWLGREFLHELLREFQGLSNDRSLIQFSNFKTEEDLVRFLYKNSCNPAKIAQYSVNLLNAVKRNSTKAVRILNSCMSEFSTLVQIVCKAVNSNVVYYFGGMYESPVYVSFFSRELEKKGIKSVKSKSVINGLLRLLEL, encoded by the coding sequence GTGGAATACCTATTAATAGATGCTGGCGGTACATCTACTAAAGTTTTCGTTTATGATGGTGAAAAATTAGTAAGACAGTACAAATACGAACCGGCAAGTGTAGATAAAGTAGGCCCCTATAAGTCAGTTTTAAGATTAAGCAGTATAATCTCGTCATTCAATAAGAAATTTAACGGAATTGCAATATCTTTAGCCGGTATTGACAGTGAAGTCATGGCTAAAGAGGTAAAAAGTCAACTATATCCACTTCTAAGTAAATACGCGGATAAGGTAATCATAGAACATGATGCTCATGTTGTGCTTATGTCTAATGCGGATAAGGGATGTATAACTATTGCAGGAACTGGTAGTATAGTATATGGTTTTGATGGAAGTAAAAGGGTAATAAAGGGCGATAGAGGATGGTTAGTTGGCGATATATGTTCTGGATTCTGGTTAGGTAGAGAGTTTTTACATGAGTTGTTAAGAGAGTTTCAAGGGCTATCTAATGATAGAAGCTTAATCCAATTTTCTAATTTTAAAACTGAAGAAGATCTAGTGAGGTTCCTTTATAAAAACTCTTGTAATCCAGCCAAAATAGCACAATATTCAGTTAATTTGTTAAACGCTGTAAAGCGAAATAGCACAAAGGCAGTTAGAATTTTGAACAGTTGTATGTCAGAATTCTCTACTTTAGTGCAAATAGTATGTAAAGCTGTAAATTCTAATGTGGTCTACTACTTTGGTGGTATGTATGAATCTCCAGTTTACGTATCCTTTTTCAGTAGGGAATTAGAGAAGAAGGGAATAAAAAGCGTTAAAAGTAAAAGTGTAATAAATGGTTTACTTAGGCTTCTAGAGCTCTAA
- a CDS encoding DUF5622 domain-containing protein translates to MLKHGKYVYVDLNNGKYIKVRILKSRDDNSAEKYILTNYVNKNKPKNGIIIKMDSLPIEVKDKITRFFL, encoded by the coding sequence ATGCTCAAACATGGTAAGTACGTTTATGTAGATCTAAATAATGGTAAATATATTAAGGTAAGGATACTAAAGTCAAGGGATGATAATTCCGCTGAAAAATACATCTTAACCAATTATGTGAATAAGAATAAACCTAAGAATGGTATAATAATAAAGATGGATAGTCTACCAATAGAAGTTAAAGATAAAATAACTAGATTCTTTTTATGA
- a CDS encoding DUF373 family protein, which translates to MVKTIVIYVDIDDDIGDLGFSSPIIGEEKCKLALDKAAYFMPTDSDFNSMVVAFNIYVDLKRKGEDAEIVFISGSKKGGTESQLEFSKKLDEVIEELSPEYAVVVYDSPDDARAIPIIQSRLKISAVQQVIVEQYRGVEETYMLLAKYIRKAITEKRYARVFLGVPGIILALAGILAALNLSVYIEPTILIILGGAMVIKGLKIDDLIESWWENSTIMVITATVSIISLLIGVINLYIQLQLVRGLSSVQEFAFAILQILPYASFSAIILFGGKAVSKGLNKDIRVWHDIIKIINIVIIYFILFTVVKDIIDNTYILTIQSLYTLILASIVIISIYITLTALEKYGILEKLIKRI; encoded by the coding sequence ATGGTAAAGACAATAGTAATATACGTTGATATTGATGATGATATAGGAGATTTAGGGTTTTCTTCACCAATTATAGGAGAAGAGAAATGTAAGTTAGCTCTTGACAAAGCAGCGTATTTTATGCCCACAGATTCCGATTTTAATTCAATGGTGGTGGCATTTAATATTTATGTTGATCTAAAAAGAAAAGGAGAAGACGCTGAGATAGTCTTCATATCCGGCTCAAAAAAAGGTGGTACTGAGTCGCAGTTGGAATTTTCGAAAAAATTAGACGAAGTAATTGAGGAGCTATCACCAGAATATGCAGTAGTAGTCTATGATAGTCCAGATGACGCTCGTGCAATACCCATAATTCAATCCAGGTTAAAGATTTCTGCAGTTCAGCAAGTTATAGTAGAGCAGTATAGGGGAGTAGAGGAAACATATATGCTTCTTGCAAAATACATAAGAAAGGCCATAACGGAAAAGAGATATGCGAGAGTTTTCTTAGGTGTACCCGGCATAATATTAGCCTTAGCTGGAATATTGGCTGCTCTGAATTTGTCAGTTTACATAGAACCAACAATATTAATTATATTAGGAGGTGCAATGGTCATAAAAGGTCTCAAAATTGATGATCTCATAGAGAGTTGGTGGGAGAATTCCACAATAATGGTAATAACGGCTACAGTGTCTATCATCTCACTCTTAATAGGTGTGATTAACCTCTATATACAACTTCAGCTAGTTAGAGGACTAAGTAGTGTCCAAGAATTCGCTTTTGCAATTCTTCAAATTTTACCATATGCTTCATTTTCCGCAATAATATTGTTTGGCGGTAAGGCTGTCTCCAAGGGATTAAATAAAGATATTAGGGTATGGCATGATATAATTAAGATCATAAACATAGTTATAATTTACTTTATATTATTTACCGTTGTGAAAGATATTATAGATAATACATATATTCTGACTATTCAGTCACTATACACGTTAATATTAGCTTCTATAGTTATCATTTCGATATATATTACCCTAACAGCATTAGAAAAATATGGGATTTTAGAGAAACTCATAAAAAGAATCTAG
- a CDS encoding coiled-coil protein, whose translation MSSISTDTDELYKKISELKENIVRLKQLKLELIEKVKKMREKRREKIAKAKELTQQINTIRQEYKMKLEEFNQLKERRKNLVEIIQQMRKDFEEVKKLSSQNLGNPDSIERKIRELEWKLQTSSLTLEEEKKVIQRIAELEKKLQDAKKAMKIKEKKTEEKAELLAKRVELNTIREKIKALINEIGEKKNIIKKLVEERNKLRDEINNLSNEIENISKQIEDLNTEIKNKSNELNETQRRLKSLQENPVQVNTTEVIEKKKKSIEEKLKQNKRLSFEEFLILYGEVDNKDGKDNSNIR comes from the coding sequence ATGTCATCTATATCAACGGACACAGACGAGTTATATAAGAAGATATCTGAGCTTAAAGAGAATATAGTTAGACTGAAGCAACTTAAGTTAGAACTTATTGAAAAAGTTAAAAAAATGAGAGAGAAGAGAAGGGAAAAGATAGCCAAAGCAAAAGAGTTGACACAGCAAATTAACACGATAAGGCAAGAGTATAAAATGAAATTAGAGGAATTTAACCAGTTAAAGGAGAGAAGAAAAAATCTCGTAGAAATAATTCAGCAAATGAGAAAAGATTTTGAGGAAGTTAAAAAACTTTCTTCTCAAAATCTAGGTAATCCTGATTCAATAGAGAGAAAAATAAGGGAGCTAGAATGGAAATTGCAAACTAGTTCCTTAACATTAGAGGAAGAGAAAAAAGTTATACAGAGAATTGCTGAGCTAGAGAAGAAATTACAAGATGCTAAAAAGGCTATGAAAATAAAGGAGAAGAAAACTGAAGAAAAAGCTGAATTACTAGCAAAAAGGGTTGAGTTAAATACAATTAGGGAGAAGATTAAGGCACTTATTAACGAGATAGGAGAAAAGAAGAATATTATAAAGAAATTAGTCGAAGAGAGGAATAAGCTAAGAGATGAAATAAATAATTTAAGTAACGAAATAGAGAATATTTCTAAACAGATAGAAGATTTGAATACAGAAATTAAAAACAAGAGTAACGAACTGAATGAGACCCAAAGAAGATTAAAAAGCCTTCAGGAAAACCCAGTACAAGTTAATACTACTGAAGTTATTGAGAAAAAGAAGAAGAGTATAGAGGAAAAGCTCAAGCAGAATAAGAGGTTATCTTTTGAAGAATTTTTAATACTTTACGGGGAAGTAGATAATAAGGATGGTAAAGACAATAGTAATATACGTTGA
- a CDS encoding Gar1/Naf1 family protein, producing the protein MKNNFNEIGTLTKNVLKDKILIKLTSDLDFTKYNIIGKAIYNGKEQKIGKILDVLGNVKEPYALAVLDKNSKILFNEKIFVSYSERRSRK; encoded by the coding sequence ATGAAAAACAACTTTAATGAAATTGGCACACTTACAAAGAATGTTTTAAAAGATAAGATTCTTATTAAATTAACGAGTGATTTAGACTTTACGAAGTACAACATAATAGGAAAGGCTATATATAATGGAAAGGAGCAGAAAATAGGAAAGATCCTAGATGTATTAGGAAACGTAAAAGAGCCTTATGCTTTAGCAGTGTTAGATAAAAATTCAAAAATTTTATTTAATGAGAAAATATTCGTTAGTTATAGTGAGAGGAGGTCAAGAAAATGA
- a CDS encoding transcription initiation factor IIB — MKCPFCGTEDTITYDVEKGMYVCTNCGSVIEDNAVDPGPDWRAYNAKDRNEKERVGSPSTPKVHDWGFHTIIGYGRAKDRLKTLKMQRMQNKIRVSPKDKKLVTLLSILNDESSKLELPEHVKETASLIIRKMVETGQTKRIDQYTLIVAALYYSCQVNNVPRHLQEFKVRYSISSSEFWNALKRVQSVAKSIPDFRPKIRPTEYIPKIIYRLNLPPIIGTKASELVDLMHKQGLTSGKGYLSLSAASVYLISALMDIKKTQKEVADSLDITEVTIRNRYKDIVDNFDIIVTL; from the coding sequence ATGAAATGTCCATTTTGTGGAACGGAGGACACAATAACATATGATGTGGAAAAAGGAATGTATGTATGTACAAACTGCGGCAGTGTAATAGAAGATAACGCAGTAGATCCAGGTCCAGATTGGAGAGCCTATAACGCAAAAGACAGAAATGAGAAAGAGAGAGTAGGTAGCCCAAGTACTCCAAAAGTACATGACTGGGGATTTCATACTATAATAGGATACGGTAGAGCTAAGGACAGACTAAAAACATTAAAGATGCAAAGAATGCAAAATAAGATACGTGTGTCACCTAAGGATAAAAAACTAGTAACCTTACTTTCTATTTTAAATGATGAGAGTTCAAAATTAGAGTTACCAGAACATGTCAAAGAAACTGCATCATTAATAATAAGGAAAATGGTAGAAACTGGACAAACCAAAAGGATAGATCAGTATACGCTAATAGTTGCTGCCTTATATTATTCTTGCCAAGTGAATAACGTACCAAGACATCTCCAAGAGTTTAAAGTTAGATATTCCATATCTTCTAGTGAATTTTGGAACGCCTTAAAGAGAGTTCAATCTGTTGCAAAATCAATACCGGACTTTCGTCCTAAAATCAGACCAACAGAATATATACCAAAAATAATATACAGACTAAATTTACCCCCAATTATAGGAACAAAGGCATCCGAGTTAGTAGACTTAATGCATAAACAAGGGCTGACTAGCGGAAAAGGATACTTATCTTTAAGCGCAGCTTCGGTTTACTTAATATCGGCGCTAATGGATATAAAAAAGACGCAGAAAGAGGTTGCAGATTCGTTAGATATTACTGAAGTAACTATTAGGAATAGATATAAGGACATCGTGGATAATTTTGATATTATTGTTACATTATGA
- a CDS encoding helix-turn-helix transcriptional regulator, which produces MESDSTSNYEAIVHKKIKEMGEKGISQQELAKSVGLPIREISSIIKRLVEKKLIIKKAVKENGKNIVKLFAVDSNYNINIYINLNGLDEIPCLSCKSLTKCGNGIHVSPQTCSKLSGWILEKALS; this is translated from the coding sequence ATGGAATCAGATTCAACAAGTAATTATGAAGCAATAGTACATAAAAAGATAAAAGAAATGGGAGAAAAAGGAATTTCGCAACAAGAATTGGCTAAATCAGTTGGTTTGCCCATAAGAGAAATTAGTAGCATTATAAAAAGATTAGTTGAGAAGAAGCTAATTATTAAAAAAGCTGTGAAAGAAAATGGAAAAAACATAGTTAAATTATTTGCAGTTGACAGCAATTATAATATAAATATTTATATAAATCTTAACGGTTTAGATGAGATTCCTTGCTTAAGTTGTAAAAGCTTAACCAAATGTGGGAATGGAATACATGTAAGCCCACAGACTTGTAGTAAATTATCGGGCTGGATCTTGGAAAAAGCTTTATCTTAA
- a CDS encoding tRNA (guanine(26)-N(2))-dimethyltransferase — protein sequence MKLKEVTEGKVRIFVPDPKEYMIEGKFDPSWAPVFYNPKMTFNRDLSVIVVSLLKPKIILDALSATGIRGIRYYVESWKSEQLILNDKNSTATSLIQINVKNNGIENAKIYNKDANVLLYEIKSEYIDIDPFGSPVPFILSSINATIRNGIVAFTATDLSPLEGSSRTSCRRKYDAINYKLSSSKELGLRILIGKIIREAAMLEKTVYPLFSFYADYYYRLFVRVESGARKADENINKNLKYFGECPRCGFQTFVDENCKIKCPICGENFIIIGPLFIGPLHNMEFLKRMIDIYNNFNYLSSFNRIQKLLNVIEKEAKYKSVFYNISKLASKLKVSAIPPIDSILECLGDASKTHFAPTGIRTDKGYEEIIRCVKNLR from the coding sequence AAAATGACTTTCAACAGAGACCTTAGCGTAATCGTGGTTAGCCTGTTAAAGCCTAAGATAATATTAGACGCATTAAGCGCAACGGGTATAAGAGGAATTAGATATTATGTAGAATCGTGGAAAAGTGAACAACTAATTCTGAATGATAAAAATTCAACAGCTACTTCCCTAATCCAAATAAATGTGAAAAATAATGGAATTGAAAACGCTAAAATTTATAATAAGGATGCAAATGTGTTGCTCTACGAAATAAAAAGCGAGTATATTGATATAGATCCCTTTGGATCTCCAGTACCGTTTATCCTTTCATCCATAAACGCGACAATAAGAAATGGAATAGTAGCATTTACAGCAACTGATCTATCTCCACTTGAGGGATCTTCACGAACTTCTTGTAGGCGAAAATATGATGCTATTAACTATAAACTTTCCTCGTCAAAGGAGCTTGGATTAAGAATACTTATCGGCAAGATAATTAGAGAAGCTGCGATGTTAGAAAAAACCGTGTATCCGTTATTCTCTTTTTATGCAGACTATTACTATAGACTATTCGTAAGAGTGGAAAGTGGTGCTAGAAAAGCAGATGAGAACATTAATAAGAATCTTAAATATTTCGGGGAATGCCCCCGCTGTGGATTTCAGACTTTCGTAGACGAGAATTGTAAGATTAAGTGTCCAATATGTGGTGAAAACTTTATCATTATTGGTCCTCTATTCATTGGTCCTCTTCACAATATGGAATTTTTAAAAAGAATGATTGATATATACAATAATTTCAATTACTTGTCCTCTTTTAACAGAATACAGAAGCTACTTAATGTAATAGAAAAGGAGGCGAAATATAAAAGTGTATTTTACAATATTAGTAAGCTGGCATCTAAACTAAAAGTCTCAGCTATTCCTCCAATTGATTCGATTTTAGAATGTCTAGGGGATGCCTCTAAGACTCATTTTGCTCCTACTGGGATAAGAACCGATAAGGGATATGAAGAAATAATTAGATGCGTTAAGAATTTAAGATAA